A portion of the Podospora pseudoanserina strain CBS 124.78 chromosome 2, whole genome shotgun sequence genome contains these proteins:
- the RPL43_1 gene encoding 60S ribosomal protein L43 (EggNog:ENOG503P404; COG:J) gives MSKRTKKVGIAGKYGVRYGASLRKQLKRIETTQHARYLCPSCGKNTIKRVSTGIWKCNGCNKTVTGGAYLLSTPAATTTRSTLRRLRDLKEGKV, from the exons ATGTCCAAGCGCACAAAGA AAGTCGGGATTGCCGGCAAGTACGGTGTCCGATACGGCGCCTCACTCCGAAAGCAGCTCAAGCGCATTGAAACTACTCAACATGCCCGCTACCTCTG CCCCTCCTGCGGCAAAAACACAATCAAGCGGGTTTCCACCGGTATCTGGAAATGCAATGGGTGCAATAAGACTGTGACTGGAGGCGCCTACCTTCTCTC GACACCTGCTGCAACAACGACTCGTTCAACGCTTCGTCGGCTCCGCGACCTCAAGGAAGGAAAGGTTTGA